CGTCCTCGAAGGCGTAGCCGTTGGGCCGGTAGTAGGCTTCGTAGGGCTTTTTGCGCACCGCGTTCAGGCTGACGCGGATGGAATTCACGCCCGCCTCGGCCAGGGGGCGCATGGCGTCGGGCAGGGAGGCGTTGGTGTTCACGTTCACCGTGCCGGTTCCGCCGCGTTCGCGGAAGGTGCGCGTGGCCTCGGCCAGGAGCTTCCAATTGGTCAGGGGTTCGCCCTCGCAGCCCTGGCCGAAGGAAAAGACCGGGCGTTTTTCGCGCGTGCCGTGGTGGAGCATGACCTCCACGATTTCGTCCACCGTGGGGGTGAAGGCGATGCGGTTCTGGGGCGAGGGGAAACCGGAGTCCTCCGGCTGGAGGGAAATGCAGCCCACGCAGCGGGCGTTGCACGTTTTGGACGTGGGCAGCGGGCACTCGAAGCGGCCCAGGGAAAGGTTCTTGGCCGCGGGGCAGCCGTAGTTCAGGGCGCAGCTCGCCAGGTGGCGCATGAGCCGGTTTTCCGGGAAGCGCTTGAGCAGGTTGTGCGCTCCGGCGCGGATGCGCTCCGGGTCGATGCCGGAAAAGATCTGGCGCTTGTCCTCGTCCACCTGCTTGGCGCAGACCCAGAACTTGTCCTCGGCGAAGCCGATGGCCGCATAGGAGAGCAGCGGCAGGGCGGGGGCGTCCGGATCCTGGGCATAGGCGGCCACGCCCGTGACCGTGTGCGCCGGGCTGGCGAACGCCGCCACGGCGAGATCCTCCATGACCTCGATCTCGCCGGTTTCGTCGTCGAAGCCCACGGCGTGCCGTCCCGGCAGGAGGAAGAACTCGCTCTCCGGCGGCAGGGGCATGATCTCGTCGGGCCGGGGCAGGGTCAGCTCGCCTCCCCGGCGGCAAAGCATCAGGAGATCGGGGTGGTCGTAGATATTGCCGTCTTTGTCCGCCACCAGCAGGTGCGGACGGGGTTTTTCGCGTTTCGCCATGCGCGGACCATAGTGGATGGGGCGCGGGACGGCAAGAGGGGAAGGGGGACGGTCGGCCAGGGAGGATCGGACGCCGGGCAGCAAGGAAGGAGCGGGGGCCGGGCGAAGCCTGGCCGGGCCGGGGGCAATGAAAAAGGCCGATGCGCATGCGCATCGGCCTTTCGAACAACCTTGCGTGGCCGCGAGCGGCTTAACGCTTGGAGTACTGGTACTTGGCGCGGGCGCCGGGCTGACCGTACTTCTTGCGTTCCTTGGTGCGGGCGTCGCGGGTGAGCAGGCCGGCGCGCTTCAGGGCCGGGCGCAGCTCGGGATCCATCTTCTCCAGGGCGCGGGCGATGCCGTGACGGACGGCCTGGGCCTGTCCGGACATGCCGCCGCCGGCGCAGGTGACTTTGATGTCGACCTTGTCCAGCAGACGCACGAGCTTCAGGGGCTGCTCAATGATCATCTGCAGGGCCTTGCGCGGGAAATACTCGCTCACGGGCTTGTTGTTCACAAGGATCTGTCCGCTGCCCGCCGGGTAGAGGCGGGTTCTGGCGACGGATTCCTTACGTCTGCCGGTGCCGTAGCTAAAATCGCTCATGGTCATCCACCTGCGTTAAAAATCGAGAGTTTTGGGCTGCTGGGCCTGATGCGGATGCTCGGGACCGGCGTAGACCTTCAGCTTCTTGAGCTGCTGCCGACCGAGACGGGTCTTGGGAAGCATGCCGCGAACGGCCTTGAGCAGGACGTTTTCAGGCTTTCTTTCCAACATTTCAGCCAGGGTCTTGGTCTTCAGTCCGCCGGGAAAGCCGGAGTGCTTGTAGTAGCGCTTCTGCTCCATCTTGCGGCCGGTGACCTTGACCTTCTCGGCATTGACCACAACCACGAAGTCGCCGTTGTCCATGTGGTTGGCGAATTCGGGCTTATGTTTGCCAAGCAGACGACGGGTGATCTCGGTGGCGAGGCGACCGAGGATCTTGTCCGTGGCGTCGACCACGATCCAGTCGTTACTGATATCTGCAGGAGTCGGGGTGTATGTCTTCATTGCTTAAAGCTCCTTCTCGTGAAACCGGAAGGGGATACTTACGGGCTTTCATGTCCGCTGTCAAGCGTGGCCACGTAAAAACTCCCCGGTTGGGTCATTATATATATGGAGCAGGCAGGAGACGGGGACTCCTGCGCGCGCCGGAGGCACTGATGCCATTATCCGGGGAAAATGTCACGCGGAACCGAACATGAAAACGAAATCAGTCCGGCCCGCTCCCCTCCGAAAAGGGTCCGGGGAAAAAATAACAGCCGGATCGGGAGGGAATTCGGGAACGGCCAGGCCCGCCGGGAAGCCCGGCGAACCCTGGCTCGTGGCCTGAGCATCGATAGGCGAGGCGGTGTACCTATCGGCATTGTGAATAGGGGGTAGAAGGATGAAAAAGAAATCAGGACTTGTCTGCAAAGGCAAGTTTCTGTTATCCCTGGTCCTAATAGGAGGATTTTATGAAACGTATCCTTATCGTGCTTTCGTTGGCTGTGTTTTTGGGAGCCGGCATGGCGGCCTTTGCCGCTGACGGCGAGACCCTGTACACCCGCTGCAAGGGCTGCCACGGCGCGGACGGCTCCAAGCCTCAGGACGGAATGGTCATCAAGGGCAAGAGTTCCGAGGAACTGGAAAAGGCCATGCTCGGCTACAAGGCCGGCACCTTCGGCGGGGAAAAGAAGGCCATCATGGTCTCCCAGATGAGCCGCCTTTCCGATGCGGACATCAAGACCCTGGCCGACTACATGGCCGGATTCTAGAATCGTGTACGGAAACGGAAAAGCGGCGGTTGCGGCGTTTGTCGCAGCCGCCGCGCTGACACTCGCAGCGTTCGCCGGGGGCTCTCCCGCCCTGGCGCAGGACACCGCTCCGGCCATGGAGCGGCACGAGGGCATGGAGTCCGGTCACGCCGCCGCGCCCGGATCTTCCGAATCCCCCGGAACCATGGACATGGGGCAGACGTCGGCCGCCGACGGGCACGGCGAAGTGGCCGCTCCCGGCACGGATGCGCAGCCTCAAGGCATGGAAGCGCACGAAGGCATGGACGGGCACGAGAGCATGCCCGAGATGGACGGGCAGATGCCCGCCCACGTGCACCCGACCGAATCGCCAGCGGATGTGGGCGTGACCGAGCACCTCGGCGAATTTCTGCCCGAGGGCATCCTCTTCACGGACAGCCACGGCAACCAGGTGGATCTGCGCCACGTCATCGACAAGCCCACCATCATCGCGCCCGTGTATTTCAATTGTCCCACGGTCTGCAACCTGCTGCAAAGCTCGCTGGCCCGCTCCCTGCCGCAGGTCGGCCTGAAGCCCGGCACGGAGTATCAGGTGCTCTCCGTCAGCTTCGACGAGCTGGACACGCCGGAAATCGCCGCGCGCAAGAAGAAGCAGTACATGGCCGCCATGCAGGGCAATTTCCCGGACCAGGCCTGGCGGTTCCTCGTGGGCGACATGCAGAACATCCGCGCCTTCACCGACGCCATCGGCTTCGGATTCCGGCGGCTGGACCGCGATTTCGCCCATCCCGTGATCCTGGTGGCTGTCTCGCCCCAGGGCCGCATCGTGCGCTACCTCTACGGCAACGCCTTCATGCCCTTCGACCTGGCCATGGCCGCGACGGAAGCCGCCGAGGGCAAGGTGGGCCTTTCCGTGAAGCGCGTGCTCTCCTTCTGCTTCTCCTACGACCCCGAAGGCAGGCAATACACCTTCAACATCATGCGCGTGGCCGGCAGCGCCGTGCTCATAGGGCTGGGCATCCTGGCGCTGGCCCTGTTCTTCGGCGGCAAGAAGCGGAAGCGAAACTAGAACCGGACAAGCGGATTTTTTCGGAGAACGCGATGACCCAGGCAACCACGTCCTTTCTCGACCCGCCCGCCGGAGCCGGATTCGCCGGCCGGGTGGCCGCGTGGATCTTCTCCACGGACCATAAGCGCATCGGACTGCTCTATTTCTACTGCATCGCGGCCATGTTCGCGGTGGGAGTCGTGCTCGGCCTGCTCATCCGCCTGGAGCTGATCGCTCCGGGCGCGACCATCATGGGCCAGCAGACCTACAACGCCGTATTCACGCTGCACGGCGTGGTCATGATCTTCATGGTCGTGATCCCCAGCATTCCCGCCTCCCTGGGCAACATCTTCATGCCCATACAGATCGGCGCGGAAGACGTCGCCTTTCCCCGGCTGAACCTTTTCTCCTGGTGGCTCTACATCGCCGGGGCAGCCCTGGCCGTGATGTCGCTCTTCACCGGAGACGGGCCGCCGGACACGGGCTGGACGTTCTACGTGCCCTTTTCCCAGGTCACGACCACCAACGTGAACCTCGCGGTGCTGGCCGTGTTCATTCTCGGCTTCTCCTCAATTCTCACGGGCCTGAACTTCATCATCACCATCCATCGGCTGCGGGCCGAGGGCATGACCTGGGGACGGCTGACCCTGTTCGTCTGGTCGCTCTACGCCACGGCCTGGATTCAGCTCCTGGCCACTCCCGTGCTGGGCATCACGGCCCTGCTCATCGTGGCCGAGCGCTTCCTGGGCATGGGCCTGTTCGACCCGGCGCGCGGCGGCGACCCGATCCTCTACCAGCACCTTTTCTGGATCTATTCGCATCCGGCGGTCTACATCATGATCCTTCCGGCCATGGGCGCGATTTCCGACATCCTGCCCGTGTTCTGCCGCAAGCACATCTTCGGCTACAACGCCATCGCCTTCTCCAGCCTGGGCATCGCCATGGCGGGCTCCCTGGTCTGGGCGCACCACATGTTCACCTCCGGCATGAGCGACACCGCCGTGATGGTCTTTTCGCTGCTGACCTTCATCGTGGCCATCCCCTCGGCGGTGAAGGTCTTCAACTGGGTGGCGACCATGTACAAGGGCTCCATCGCCCC
This sequence is a window from Paucidesulfovibrio longus DSM 6739. Protein-coding genes within it:
- the ctaD gene encoding cytochrome c oxidase subunit I, translated to MTQATTSFLDPPAGAGFAGRVAAWIFSTDHKRIGLLYFYCIAAMFAVGVVLGLLIRLELIAPGATIMGQQTYNAVFTLHGVVMIFMVVIPSIPASLGNIFMPIQIGAEDVAFPRLNLFSWWLYIAGAALAVMSLFTGDGPPDTGWTFYVPFSQVTTTNVNLAVLAVFILGFSSILTGLNFIITIHRLRAEGMTWGRLTLFVWSLYATAWIQLLATPVLGITALLIVAERFLGMGLFDPARGGDPILYQHLFWIYSHPAVYIMILPAMGAISDILPVFCRKHIFGYNAIAFSSLGIAMAGSLVWAHHMFTSGMSDTAVMVFSLLTFIVAIPSAVKVFNWVATMYKGSIAPEPPLWYAMAFIVLFSMGGLTGLVLGSAGTDIHVHDTYFVVAHFHYVIFGGTGFGMFAALHYWLPKVYGRMYNKFWANVACFILFAGFHLLYFPMFLLGLNGMPRRYYDYLPQYTDLHVLSTVGSWIVAVGLVLMVANLVAGMRKGRRVGDNPWGGASLEWTIPSPPPTENFLEEPVVTHGPYDYEGIEPEEASMRAPVAPGEGRP
- a CDS encoding radical SAM protein — encoded protein: MAKREKPRPHLLVADKDGNIYDHPDLLMLCRRGGELTLPRPDEIMPLPPESEFFLLPGRHAVGFDDETGEIEVMEDLAVAAFASPAHTVTGVAAYAQDPDAPALPLLSYAAIGFAEDKFWVCAKQVDEDKRQIFSGIDPERIRAGAHNLLKRFPENRLMRHLASCALNYGCPAAKNLSLGRFECPLPTSKTCNARCVGCISLQPEDSGFPSPQNRIAFTPTVDEIVEVMLHHGTREKRPVFSFGQGCEGEPLTNWKLLAEATRTFRERGGTGTVNVNTNASLPDAMRPLAEAGVNSIRVSLNAVRKKPYEAYYRPNGYAFEDVLQCIREAKKNGLFVSLNYLFFPGLNDTEEELEALSALVDETRLDFIQLRNLNLDPQLALDLLGPYSPGPAMGLINFRKRLRKAHDWLKFGYFNPYLGE
- the rpsI gene encoding 30S ribosomal protein S9, whose translation is MSDFSYGTGRRKESVARTRLYPAGSGQILVNNKPVSEYFPRKALQMIIEQPLKLVRLLDKVDIKVTCAGGGMSGQAQAVRHGIARALEKMDPELRPALKRAGLLTRDARTKERKKYGQPGARAKYQYSKR
- a CDS encoding SCO family protein — encoded protein: MYGNGKAAVAAFVAAAALTLAAFAGGSPALAQDTAPAMERHEGMESGHAAAPGSSESPGTMDMGQTSAADGHGEVAAPGTDAQPQGMEAHEGMDGHESMPEMDGQMPAHVHPTESPADVGVTEHLGEFLPEGILFTDSHGNQVDLRHVIDKPTIIAPVYFNCPTVCNLLQSSLARSLPQVGLKPGTEYQVLSVSFDELDTPEIAARKKKQYMAAMQGNFPDQAWRFLVGDMQNIRAFTDAIGFGFRRLDRDFAHPVILVAVSPQGRIVRYLYGNAFMPFDLAMAATEAAEGKVGLSVKRVLSFCFSYDPEGRQYTFNIMRVAGSAVLIGLGILALALFFGGKKRKRN
- the rplM gene encoding 50S ribosomal protein L13 gives rise to the protein MKTYTPTPADISNDWIVVDATDKILGRLATEITRRLLGKHKPEFANHMDNGDFVVVVNAEKVKVTGRKMEQKRYYKHSGFPGGLKTKTLAEMLERKPENVLLKAVRGMLPKTRLGRQQLKKLKVYAGPEHPHQAQQPKTLDF
- a CDS encoding c-type cytochrome, with product MKRILIVLSLAVFLGAGMAAFAADGETLYTRCKGCHGADGSKPQDGMVIKGKSSEELEKAMLGYKAGTFGGEKKAIMVSQMSRLSDADIKTLADYMAGF